In bacterium, the sequence GGCGATCTCGTCGTGCAGCGTGACGCGCAGGCCGGCCCCCCGCTTGGCCGCGTTGCGGGCCCGCGCGTGGTCGACCAGGACCCGTCTCATCACCAGGGAGAAGGCCCGCAGGAACTGCTGGCGATCCTCGAAGGACAGGATTTCGCGGTCCAGCAGCCGCAACATCGCCTCGTTCACCAGCCCCGCGGGTTCGAGCGTGTGCCCCGCCCGCTCGTGGCTCATGTGTCGCCGCGCGATGGCGTGGAGCTCGGCGTACACGGTCTGGTAGAGATGCTCGCGCGCGGCCTCGTCCCCGTCACGCGCGGCGTGCAACAGGAGCGTGACGCCCTGGGCGGGTGACGAATTGGCTGGCATGGACGGCCCCCCGGCACGGCTGCCGACGCAGGGACGCGGCCTGGGCTGATACGCCGTGGCCGCGCCTCCGGAGGGGCCGCACCATTCTGATCATCGATTGCCATTATACCACTACACGGAAGGTCGGATCAGCGGAATCTACCCCGGTGGCGCGGGGGGGG encodes:
- a CDS encoding ECF-type sigma factor is translated as MPANSSPAQGVTLLLHAARDGDEAAREHLYQTVYAELHAIARRHMSHERAGHTLEPAGLVNEAMLRLLDREILSFEDRQQFLRAFSLVMRRVLVDHARARNAAKRGAGLRVTLHDEIADPARSPLDALELDRALTKLAAAEPRWAQVAELRFLLGLEVVEVASMLEVSTATVKRDWRFAKAWLARELGGEPPEDLRDA